GAAGGACATCGAGTTTTATATCTTTGGTGGTATCACTTCTGGTACACCAAGTACCGAGATATGGCATGGCTGGTTAGATCGATCTGCTGGTATTATCAATGATTTCTGAATGATTATTTGATTGTATGGAGGAAATGCATTCTCAACAGCTTGATATGAGTCGTATCCCGCATCATATTGCTATCATAATGGATGGTAATGGACGATGGGCAAAGGAGCAAGGGCATGATAGATATTATGGTCATGTTAATGGTGTTGAATCCGTTAGGAATATATTAAAAGAAGCCATCCGCTTAGGTGTTAAGATGATGACTTTGTACACCTTTTCCGAGGAGAATTGGCGACGTCCTAAGGATGAGGTCTCATCGTTAATGTCTCTATTGTCCGAAGTGATTCAGGATGAACTAGCAGAACTAAAGGAGGAGGGTGTGAGGTTGTTGGTCATTGGAGATACCAATGTTTTGCCAAAAGAGTCGAGGGATGCTTTAGAGCTGGCAGTTGAGGAAACAAAGGAGAATGATGCGTTTTCATTGATTTTGGCCATCAACTATTCTGGGAGGACAGAGATTTTGAGAGCTGCTAATCAGTTACAAAAAGAGGCCACTCCTATTACAGAAGAGAGCTTTAGGAGGGCACTTTATAAAGATGTTCCTGATCCAGACTTACTCATAAGGACAGGGGGGGAACAGAGGATAAGTAACTTCTTATTGTGGCAGATGGCATACACAGAATTGTATTTCACGTCTGTGTATTGGCCAGCTTTTGATGAGCTGGAGTTTCATAAGGCCATATATGATTATCAGAACAGACAAAGACGGTTTGGTATGACAGGTGATCAAATAGAGGCACTAAAGAAGTAAAATGAAGAAGGGTAGGGGAAATTGTTTAGAATAGAATTAATTCAATCATTATAATGATATCAAGGATGAAGAACCCTTTTGTAGGCTGGATAACTCGCTCTTTCTATATTGGGCTTTTGGGTGTAATGGGCTTTGCTGCTCCATTGAATACGATTAAGGCACAGGTGAACGATGCTTCTGTGAAGGACACCCCACCCGAGGTCTCTTATGCAAGACCTGTAAATAAAGTATTGGCGGGAATCGAAGTACGTGGTAATAAGAGTTATGAAGATGAGGTCATCATCAATGTCTCTGGACTTAGAGTTGGACAACGGATTGATATTCCAGGTGAGGACATCACGATGGCGCTTCAGCGTTATTTGCGTAACGGGTTCTTTAGTGAGGTGAGTATCGAAGCCACAAAGATTCAAGGTGACTCAGCGTGGATAGCGATTAATATAAAGGAACGCCCACGTCTTTCGCAACTAAATATTAATGGCGTCAAGAAGTCTGAAGCTGACAATCTAAAAAAAGGAAAGCTATTAGCACTCCAACAAGGCGTCCAAATAACCCCTAATACCATTGATCGTGCTGAATTGGAGATTAAGAAATTCTTTGATGAGAAAGGATTCAGTACAGCTTCCGTAGAAACAATTCTAACTCCAGATTCACTCAATAATTTCGTCACTGTTGATTTTAATATCAGGAAGAATACCAAGACAAAAGTAGAGCGAATCAACTTTATTGGTAATAAGAACTTATCTGATTCAGATCTTCGTAAAGCAATGAAGAAGACCAATGAGCGATTTAATCTTGCTGCTAATGGTTGGAATAGTGTATTGGAGATCTTCAGTCAGAAGAAGTTCGTCGAAGACGAATATAAAGCAGACCTCAATAAAATCATCGCAAAGTATCATGAGTATGGCTTCCGTGATGCCGAAATTGTGAGAGATACGATCTATTGGTTTAATGACAAAAGGGTCAATATAGATATAGAGATTTATGAAGGTAAGCAATACTTTATTAAGGATATTAACTTCGTTGGTAATACACGATATTCAACTGAAGATTTAAGCAGATTGCTAAACCTAAAGCCTGGAGACGTCTATGATCAAAAGAAGCTAAATGATAGGCTAACGGTTGATGAAGATGCGTTATCAAACATATATGCAAATAACGGTTATCTCTTTGCTTACATTCTTCCTATCGAGACAGAAGTAAAGGATGATTCCGTATCGTTAGATATCCGAATTACAGAAGGGAAGCCTGCTCGTATTAATAAGGTTACTATTAGAGGTAATGATCATGTGTATGAAGAGGTAGTTCGTCGTGAGCTATATACCAAGCCTGGTATGCTCTTCAATCGTGATTTTGTGATTAGATCTATTAGACAAATTGGTCAGATGGGACACTTTGATCCAGAGAAGATCAATCCAGAACTTCTTCCTAATGAGAATAATGGTACGGTAGATATAGCTTGGCAGTTAGAGCCAAAATCTAATGACCAAGTAGAGCTTTCGGTTGGGTGGAGTCAAACCGGATTGATTTTATCAGGTGGTTTGAAGTTTACTAATTTCTCTATGAGAAATCTATTCAATCCTAAGTCATATAGAGGTTACTTACCAAGAGGGGACGGACAGACATTATCATTAAGAGTTCAGACCAATGCTAGATATTATCAAAGTTATAGCATTAGTTTTATGGACCCATGGTTTGGTCGCAAACGTCCTAATATGCTTAGTCTTTCAGCCTATTATAGCCGACAAACGGATATTAATAGAAACTTCTTTAATGCCCAAACACAGAACCTTCAGATGCTAGATCCTTATGGTTATGGTGGTTATGGTGGTTATGGCGGCTACGGAGGTTATGGCGGTTATGGTATGCCTTATGGTGGTGGTTACGGTGGCTATGGCGGTTACGGCGGTTATGGTGGCTACGGGGGCTATGGATATGATTATGCTGGCTTGTATGAAAGTGCCTATGATCCAAATAAAACGCTGGATATGCTAGGCTTGGGTGTCGCTTATGGTAAGAGATTGTCATGGCCTGATGATAACTTCCAAATTCAATTAGGGCTAAACTATACCATGTATAGGATGAAGAACTGGAGCTCATATTACTATAACTTTGGTATTGAGAATGGTGTAGCAAATGATATTAATCTTAATGCAACACTAGTAAGAAGTTCTACAGATAGCCCAATCTATACACGTACAGGTTCAGAATTCACACTTAATGCTAGTAGTACTCTTCCATATTCTCTATTTGACAAAGTAGATTATTCAGATCCTAACCTTTCACCAGGAGAGAGATATAAGTTTATAGAGTATTATAAACTTAAGGGTAAGGGACAAGTCTATATTCCTCTACTGGATCCTAATACTAATAAAAGGACTCCCGTATTGATGTTCAGTGCAGAATCTGGTATCATTGGTTCCTATAATAAGAATAAACGCTCTCCATTCGGAACTTACTATATGGGAGGTGATGGAATGAGTAGCTATTATGGTTATCTCAATGAAATGATTGGACTTAGAGGGTATAAGAATGGTAGTATCTCTGGTGCTTCTGGAGCTGGAGCCTATTCATACTCTAAGATCTATATGGAGCTAAGGTACCCTATTATTTCAGAAAATAGTACTATGATTTGGGTCCATGCGTTTGCAGAAGCAGGGAATGCTTGGCAATATGTTAGAGATATGAACCCATTCCAACTTAAACGTTCTGCAGGATTAGGAGTCAGAGTATTCCTACCAATGGGACTTGGAGTTGTTGGACTTGACTGGGGATATGGATTTGATAGACCAGATGGTTCAAGCACTAAGGGGGGTAGCAATCTCCACTTTGTCCTTGGTCAGCAGTTTTAATGTAATGGTTGTTTAATCATATAAAGAAGAAAAGGTATGAAGAGAATTTTACTATTAATAGTGACAGCAATGATGTCCGTCGGTGCATTAGTAGCTCAGGAAGCAAATTATGCACTAATTGATATGCAGTATCTGATGGGGCAGATCCCTCAGTACAAATCTGCTACTGAGCAGATTGAAAAGCAAAGTGATAAATGGAGTAATGAGATTAAGAAGCTACAGGATCAAGCAAAAGATCTCTATATTCAGTATCAAAAAGATCTTCCAACGATGAATTCATCTGACCGTGTTAAGAGAGAGAATGCCATTGTGAAAGTCGAGGATCAAGCTGCTCAATTACAGCAAAAGTATTTTGGAAGAGATGGAGAGCTAATGAAGTTACAATCCAAACTTATCAAGCCCCTTCAGGACAAGATCTACGAAGCGGTAAAGCTCATTAGTCAAAGACGTGGTTACTTAATCGTTTTTGATAGAGCTTCATCTGTTGGAAGTATAATTTATGCTGATCCAGCGGCAGATATTAGCAATGAAGTTCTTGCTGTGTTAGGTTATTCCAATTAATTGAGTACATTTGCCTTAAATGTTAATATTCTTGGTAAGCTAGTAGATAAACAAACTATTATCAATGTGAGCTTACAGAGAAAAAATAGAAAATTGTTTACAAACCAATTAGGTATTTAATAACGAAAAAATTAAAATGAAGAAGATTTTACTATCACTAACCCTCCTATTTTTACCTTTCTTGGCATTCGCTCAGAGTGCACAAAAAGTTGCAGTTGTTGACACTCAGGCGATCTTAATGTCTATGCCAGAGACTAAGCAGATGCAAACTGAGTTAGATGCATTGATGAAAAAGTATGAGGATACTATTGTAGTCATGCAAGAAGAATTCCAGACCAAGTATCAAGCTTTTGTAGCTGAACAAGAGGGTATGGTAGAGAGTATTAAGCTTCGTAAGGAGCAGGAGCTTCAGGACTTAGCAAAAAGACTTGAGGATTTGAATTCTGTAGCACAGGAAGATGTTAGAAAAAAACAAACTGAGCTATTCACTCCAATCCAAAAGAAGCTAATGGATGCAATCAATAATGTAGGCAACGAAAATGGTTATGCTTACGTAATCGATAAGTCAACTATGGTGTATGTAGGTGCTAATGGTATTGACGCTACTGCACAAGTGAAAGCTAAGCTAGGCTTGTAAGCAGACTGAGACATACATATCAGTAAATATATAAAAGCACTTGTAAGGATATATATCTTTACAAGTGCTTTTTCTATATCTTATATGGTTGTGGTTGCATCTATGATGAATAGATATATCACTGTTTCTTCGCGGTGAGAATTTCTCTTTTTCCATGTGGTGGTCCAGGAGTACGGTACACTTCAAAACCAACATTCTGTAGGGTACGCCTGACTATCCCTTTTGCACAATAGGTGGATAGCCATCCCCCTTGTGAAGCACTGTTAGATAATCGTTGCAAAAATGATGGCGACCATAGCTCTGGAGTCTTTTCTGGAGCAAAAGCATCCATATAAATCACGTCATTACCTATCGGAAGAGATGACTCGGTGAGATTAGCATTTACTTTTAGCAAAGTAAAACCATCGGCTATCTTAATTTCTTTTCCCCATTCGGCATCATGGAGACGTTTCATCCAGCACCAATCATCTTCAGTAAAGTAGTCCTGAAAAAGTTCAGATATGATGTCATTCTCTATTGGATATAACTCATAAGTAATGTACCTGATGGTGTAGGGGGGCGTGTGAGCGACTTGGTGCATCAAGGTGAGCCATGCGTTTAAACCAGTACCAAAACCAATCTCCAGTAGTTGTATGGTCCCTTTATAGGGCTCTGAAAGCCGTCGTTCCAGAGCATGCTTTATGAATATATGTTCTGATTCAGTCCGTGCTCCAAAGATGGAGTGATAATGCTCGTCCATATCAGGGAGGTGAATAGTACGGCTTCCATCTTCTGTAGTTATGATCTCACGTCTCATCTAAATTGTACCTCCTTGAAGGCAAAGTGATGTGTTTCGTCACCCTCCTTGATAACTAATAGCCCATTAGGCTCAACGCCAATAATCGTTCCTTCAAATGATCTACCATTAGGTATTCTAAATGGAGCATTCTTTTCTTGGTATCGATATAAATAAGAGAGGTATTCCCGTCTGACTTGTACAGGCGACTCACTTAGCATCCTAAATCGACTCTGAAAATTCTCTACTATCTCTTTCGTCATAGAGTGGTGCCAGTCCTCATAGGTTTTTGGCTCTTTTATATCAGCTTCCAGCGTTAGCGATGTCGCTTCAGGCCTGTATGCTCCAAATTGAGTTTGAAATACATTCAGACCGATCCCAACGATGGCATACTCCCATTGATCTCCCATCCATTCATTTTCAGTTAGGATACCAGCTATTTTTCTACCATCGATAAGAATATCATTCGGCCATTTGACATAAATAGATTCCTTTGAAGGGAGTCTTTTAGCCAAAAAGTCATATAGAGACAGAGAGGATACTATGTTGAGGTCAAAAGGAGTGTAACCATCTTGATACTTCTCTGGTCTTAATAATAGGGAGAGAGAAATATTTTTCCCCGGCTCCGCTTCCCAGCTATTCCCACTCTGACCACGACCAGAAGTCTGTTCGTAAGTCGTTACATACGTGTAGGCATCCAACTTCGGGTCCTTCCGAATCAGCTCTCTTAGATAACTATTGGTAGAGTTTGTTTCCTCTAGGTGAATGTGCTTCATGCCTTTTTCTTTCTCTTATAAACAAAAAATACAATTAGAGAAATGGCAGATAAGAGCAAAATAATATTTGCTGTAAAGGCAATGGCTTCCGTAGTATGGATTGAGTCAGGGTCGAACCACATCTCGATCTCATTTTCGCCAGCTGGGACCTCTAAAGCTCGGAGGACATAATTTGCTCTCAGAAGTTTTGCTGGTTCTCCATTAATCGTTACATGCCATCCATCAGGATAATATATTTCAGAGAAAACTATTAGTCCATCATTACTATTCGAACTCCTATACGTTATTCTATCAGGTGCATAACTTGTAAGAGTTACACTTGATAGAGAGTCTTTGTGGATTTCCCCGTTTATCTCTTGACTAAATGGCGGTGCCATGATGGCAACCTCATCAAGCGGAGTATCCTTAAGAGCTAAGAACTCCTCATCACTATTCTTTACATTCTTTATTGAGGAGGCAAACCATGCATTTCCATAGATCTTGTCATCCTCAATTAATCCCATACCATTGATGCTATCAGGGACGATATAATATTTTGTGTTGAGAACCCTTAGGACATTTAGGTCATGTTGGGATAAATACCCTTCAATAAGGTCTTGATAACGTTGGAGCTTAGCTGCGTGGTATCCTCCGATCGATCTATGATTATATGAAGTAGTCGCATCGTTGAATGTATTGACCGCTAAGTTCATCACCCTAAATTCAGACTGATCCTCTAGAATTTTCTTGTCTATCGGTGTCGTTTGCTGGACCCTCATCTGCACTTGATGAGCTGGCATATACATATCGTCATTCAGGTACCTTTTATCTACGCTCCAGAGGTCTACGAAACAGACGATAATGACTAGAGGAACCACCCATTTTTGAGATATTCTCTTGTAATAAAAAAGAGTAATGATACCGCTACCCACTAGGATGATTAATATAGACCGAAGAGCATCAGCTTTTATGATAGAGGCTCTGACACTCTCTAACGCAGATATATAGATACCAAGTTCTGGAGCTTGAGTTATATACTCACCAAAAGCATTTTGCTCCATTTTACTCAATAACGAGCCCCCAGCTGTTGGTATGATCCATATCAAAAGAGCTACTCCCAGCGTGAGAGCAAGGGCAAGGATCGTTTGAGTTTTCTTCCTGACAATGATCTTTGGGTCCTTTAGAATCAGGATGAGTCCCCAAATAGCAAAGATTGGAATAATCATTTCAGCGACCACTAAGATAGAGGAAGGAGTCCTAAACTTATCATATAGAGGAAAGTGGTCAATAAAGAAGCTCGTTAGCCACATGAAGTTATGACCCCACGACAGCATGACAGTAAGAATCAATGTGCCTATAAATGCCCATTTCATAGGGCCTTTAGCCACCAGCATTCCGAAGATAGCTAGCAGCAAGACAAATGCACCTACATAGACAGGCCCTGCGGTAAAGGGTTGGTCACCCCAATATCTATTCTGTTGTGCAACGAAGTATTGACTCTGTTGGTTTCCTGCTTTTCTTATATGAGGCTCAGATAAGCCTATCTGACCAGAGGCTCCACCTTTAGCATCAGGGATGAGAAAAGTGAGCATCTCATCAATACCATAGCTCCATTGGGTAATATATTCCTTATCAAGTCCCGTGCTAGAAGTGCTCTCATTAGCCTTATTAAGAACGGTCAGCTCGCTTCCTCCACGCATCGTTTCTTTAGAGTACTTGTAGGTGTGGTATAGGTTGGTGCTATTGATAGCTATACCTACGATCCCCCCCAGAATGACGACGGCAAGAGCCTTACTAAAGTGCTTCCAATCTTTGTGCCGTGCAGCCTCGACACCCCAAGCTATGATCATTGCAAACATAAGGAATGCAAAGTAGTAGCTCATCTGTATATGATTGGAATATATCTGTAATGCCGAGAATATGCCTGTGACGACAAAGCCTAATAGATATTTTCGTCTGTGAAATGCCCATACCAATCCCGCAATAGTAGGGGGTATATAGGCTAAGGCTAATAGCTTCCAGAGATGACCCGCTTGAATTAATATTAAGAAGTATGACGAAAAAGTCCAGAGTATCGCTCCACCTATTGCCGGTAAAGGGCGGACTTTCCAGCTCCTCATAAAGATATAGAAGCCTATTAACATCATAAAGATGAGATAACTATCTCCTGGCATTAAGTCCAGAGGAGCTTCCAGTCGGTATACCTGCTGTGTCAGCTTTACCCCTTTGGTTGAGGGGTAGGAGGGAGAGATTTGGTACATCGGCATCCCTCCAAATAGACTCCCTGTCCATAGTGAGCGATGCCCCGTTTCCTCCTCATATCTTACAACATCACGACCAGTTCCAGATGCCGCTGCCCCATCAGCTTGGAAGAGTACACGACCTTCAAACGCTGCAGGGGTGAAGTAGGCGATAGAAATGATCGCGAAGAGGAGTACAGCCCCTAGAGACATAATCCAAGGTTGACGATACCAAGCCTTTTTCTTATCCATGTTATCCATTATTATTCATCTAACTTATTTACTACCTTTAATTCAGGATACTCCTTCTCAACATATTGGTACATAAATGACAGAGCAGCCTCTCTTTCATTTGGAATGATGCCATCAAGTATCGCATCCTTGATGACCTCTTTGATCAGCCCTACTTCTCGACGAGGTTTGAGATCATAAATATGCATAATATCATTACCTGATATGGGAGGTTGGAAGTTCCTAACCTTGTCTTTTTCTTCAATCTCTACCAGCTTCTCACGAACCACTTGGAAGTTATTAAGGTACTTCCGTACTTTATTTGGGTTCTTTGATGTCAAGTCAGACTCACATAGTGTCATCAAACTATCGATGTCGTCCCCTGCCTCAAATAAGAGACGACGGATAGCCGAGTCTGTAACCCCCTCATCGGCTAGCTGGGCAGGACGCATGTGTAGCTTAATAAGCTTCTCTATTAGGTGCATACGATCATCCAAGGGTAGCTTTATCCTCTTGAATATTTTTTTGATCATCTTATAACCTACATAGTCATGATTATGAAAGCTCCATCCAGCTCCGGAGGTAAATCGCTTTGTTCTCGGCTTGCCTATGTCATGAAATAGGGCTGCTAGCCTTATAGAGGTGTCGTCAGTCCTTTTTGCAGCATTATCTACAACCAATATAGAGTGATAAAAATTATTCTTATGCCCAATCCCTTCCTTAGTTTCGGCTCCTTTCAGAGCAGATATCTCTGGGAGGTATTGTTCCATAAGTCCACACTCTTCCATCAGACCTAATCCAATTGAAGGTCTAGGGCTATCAATTATTTTAATGAACTCTGTAGTGATACGTTCTATAGAGACAATAGGTGGATTCAGTCTATCAGCATTACGTCTGATCGAATCTTTTATCTCATCAGGGATCGTGAATTGGAGTTGGGATGCGAAGCGGACAGCCCTCATCATTCTTAGGGGGTCATCCGAGAACGTGGTGTCTGGATCCAGTGGAGTCCTAATCACTCCCCACTTAAGGTCATTAGCCCCATCAAAAGGATCATTAAGAGTTCCCTTATTAGGACCATTAAGTGTGATGGATAAAGCATTAATCGTAAAGTCTCTTCTGGCTTCGTCCTCCTCAAAGGTAGCCTCCTCTACTATCGGTTTACGGCTATCAGCTCTATAGCTTT
This genomic window from Porphyromonadaceae bacterium W3.11 contains:
- the uppS gene encoding polyprenyl diphosphate synthase, which encodes MEEMHSQQLDMSRIPHHIAIIMDGNGRWAKEQGHDRYYGHVNGVESVRNILKEAIRLGVKMMTLYTFSEENWRRPKDEVSSLMSLLSEVIQDELAELKEEGVRLLVIGDTNVLPKESRDALELAVEETKENDAFSLILAINYSGRTEILRAANQLQKEATPITEESFRRALYKDVPDPDLLIRTGGEQRISNFLLWQMAYTELYFTSVYWPAFDELEFHKAIYDYQNRQRRFGMTGDQIEALKK
- the bamA gene encoding outer membrane protein assembly factor BamA gives rise to the protein MKNPFVGWITRSFYIGLLGVMGFAAPLNTIKAQVNDASVKDTPPEVSYARPVNKVLAGIEVRGNKSYEDEVIINVSGLRVGQRIDIPGEDITMALQRYLRNGFFSEVSIEATKIQGDSAWIAINIKERPRLSQLNINGVKKSEADNLKKGKLLALQQGVQITPNTIDRAELEIKKFFDEKGFSTASVETILTPDSLNNFVTVDFNIRKNTKTKVERINFIGNKNLSDSDLRKAMKKTNERFNLAANGWNSVLEIFSQKKFVEDEYKADLNKIIAKYHEYGFRDAEIVRDTIYWFNDKRVNIDIEIYEGKQYFIKDINFVGNTRYSTEDLSRLLNLKPGDVYDQKKLNDRLTVDEDALSNIYANNGYLFAYILPIETEVKDDSVSLDIRITEGKPARINKVTIRGNDHVYEEVVRRELYTKPGMLFNRDFVIRSIRQIGQMGHFDPEKINPELLPNENNGTVDIAWQLEPKSNDQVELSVGWSQTGLILSGGLKFTNFSMRNLFNPKSYRGYLPRGDGQTLSLRVQTNARYYQSYSISFMDPWFGRKRPNMLSLSAYYSRQTDINRNFFNAQTQNLQMLDPYGYGGYGGYGGYGGYGGYGMPYGGGYGGYGGYGGYGGYGGYGYDYAGLYESAYDPNKTLDMLGLGVAYGKRLSWPDDNFQIQLGLNYTMYRMKNWSSYYYNFGIENGVANDINLNATLVRSSTDSPIYTRTGSEFTLNASSTLPYSLFDKVDYSDPNLSPGERYKFIEYYKLKGKGQVYIPLLDPNTNKRTPVLMFSAESGIIGSYNKNKRSPFGTYYMGGDGMSSYYGYLNEMIGLRGYKNGSISGASGAGAYSYSKIYMELRYPIISENSTMIWVHAFAEAGNAWQYVRDMNPFQLKRSAGLGVRVFLPMGLGVVGLDWGYGFDRPDGSSTKGGSNLHFVLGQQF
- a CDS encoding OmpH family outer membrane protein encodes the protein MKRILLLIVTAMMSVGALVAQEANYALIDMQYLMGQIPQYKSATEQIEKQSDKWSNEIKKLQDQAKDLYIQYQKDLPTMNSSDRVKRENAIVKVEDQAAQLQQKYFGRDGELMKLQSKLIKPLQDKIYEAVKLISQRRGYLIVFDRASSVGSIIYADPAADISNEVLAVLGYSN
- a CDS encoding OmpH family outer membrane protein, with amino-acid sequence MKKILLSLTLLFLPFLAFAQSAQKVAVVDTQAILMSMPETKQMQTELDALMKKYEDTIVVMQEEFQTKYQAFVAEQEGMVESIKLRKEQELQDLAKRLEDLNSVAQEDVRKKQTELFTPIQKKLMDAINNVGNENGYAYVIDKSTMVYVGANGIDATAQVKAKLGL
- the mnmD gene encoding tRNA (5-methylaminomethyl-2-thiouridine)(34)-methyltransferase MnmD, whose translation is MRREIITTEDGSRTIHLPDMDEHYHSIFGARTESEHIFIKHALERRLSEPYKGTIQLLEIGFGTGLNAWLTLMHQVAHTPPYTIRYITYELYPIENDIISELFQDYFTEDDWCWMKRLHDAEWGKEIKIADGFTLLKVNANLTESSLPIGNDVIYMDAFAPEKTPELWSPSFLQRLSNSASQGGWLSTYCAKGIVRRTLQNVGFEVYRTPGPPHGKREILTAKKQ
- a CDS encoding biotin--[acetyl-CoA-carboxylase] ligase is translated as MKHIHLEETNSTNSYLRELIRKDPKLDAYTYVTTYEQTSGRGQSGNSWEAEPGKNISLSLLLRPEKYQDGYTPFDLNIVSSLSLYDFLAKRLPSKESIYVKWPNDILIDGRKIAGILTENEWMGDQWEYAIVGIGLNVFQTQFGAYRPEATSLTLEADIKEPKTYEDWHHSMTKEIVENFQSRFRMLSESPVQVRREYLSYLYRYQEKNAPFRIPNGRSFEGTIIGVEPNGLLVIKEGDETHHFAFKEVQFR
- a CDS encoding YfhO family protein — translated: MDKKKAWYRQPWIMSLGAVLLFAIISIAYFTPAAFEGRVLFQADGAAASGTGRDVVRYEEETGHRSLWTGSLFGGMPMYQISPSYPSTKGVKLTQQVYRLEAPLDLMPGDSYLIFMMLIGFYIFMRSWKVRPLPAIGGAILWTFSSYFLILIQAGHLWKLLALAYIPPTIAGLVWAFHRRKYLLGFVVTGIFSALQIYSNHIQMSYYFAFLMFAMIIAWGVEAARHKDWKHFSKALAVVILGGIVGIAINSTNLYHTYKYSKETMRGGSELTVLNKANESTSSTGLDKEYITQWSYGIDEMLTFLIPDAKGGASGQIGLSEPHIRKAGNQQSQYFVAQQNRYWGDQPFTAGPVYVGAFVLLLAIFGMLVAKGPMKWAFIGTLILTVMLSWGHNFMWLTSFFIDHFPLYDKFRTPSSILVVAEMIIPIFAIWGLILILKDPKIIVRKKTQTILALALTLGVALLIWIIPTAGGSLLSKMEQNAFGEYITQAPELGIYISALESVRASIIKADALRSILIILVGSGIITLFYYKRISQKWVVPLVIIVCFVDLWSVDKRYLNDDMYMPAHQVQMRVQQTTPIDKKILEDQSEFRVMNLAVNTFNDATTSYNHRSIGGYHAAKLQRYQDLIEGYLSQHDLNVLRVLNTKYYIVPDSINGMGLIEDDKIYGNAWFASSIKNVKNSDEEFLALKDTPLDEVAIMAPPFSQEINGEIHKDSLSSVTLTSYAPDRITYRSSNSNDGLIVFSEIYYPDGWHVTINGEPAKLLRANYVLRALEVPAGENEIEMWFDPDSIHTTEAIAFTANIILLLSAISLIVFFVYKRKKKA
- a CDS encoding HD domain-containing protein, which codes for MDNIYTELEIKLGSELLLLLEEAADAAGQELRVIGGTVRDLILRRATTDYDFVTNGSGIKVAKEVAIRLGKRAKLVVFKSFGTAQVKYKNLELEFVGARKESYRADSRKPIVEEATFEEDEARRDFTINALSITLNGPNKGTLNDPFDGANDLKWGVIRTPLDPDTTFSDDPLRMMRAVRFASQLQFTIPDEIKDSIRRNADRLNPPIVSIERITTEFIKIIDSPRPSIGLGLMEECGLMEQYLPEISALKGAETKEGIGHKNNFYHSILVVDNAAKRTDDTSIRLAALFHDIGKPRTKRFTSGAGWSFHNHDYVGYKMIKKIFKRIKLPLDDRMHLIEKLIKLHMRPAQLADEGVTDSAIRRLLFEAGDDIDSLMTLCESDLTSKNPNKVRKYLNNFQVVREKLVEIEEKDKVRNFQPPISGNDIMHIYDLKPRREVGLIKEVIKDAILDGIIPNEREAALSFMYQYVEKEYPELKVVNKLDE